CTTTCTTAGCGTTATGCGACGCATCTTGAGTAGCAGAAAGAGCCTGTGAGGCGAGTCCGGAAGCTTCGGCAAAACTCTGACTTAATTCTTCAACAGTGCTGGCAACCACGGTAGTTTCTGAACTTTGCGTTTCGATGTTCTTATAGCTTAGTTGAGTGAGGCTGGTGGTATTGGTTACGGCATTGCTAAGTTCAGTTTCTACATCGGCAAGAGATTTAACGGTTTGCTGCAATTGAGCAACAAATCGGTTAAATGATTTTGCTAACTCAACGGCCTCTTGGATACCTGATACCTCGATACGACGAGTTAGGTCACCTTCACCATCGGCGATATCGGCTAAAGCGTTTGAGATCTTATCAAGTGGTTTGGTAATGAGACGAGTGATTCCAATAGACGCGGCGATTAGCACAATCAGTACAACGGCAGCAACAATCGCGCTGCTGTTTAGTAATTTATCGATGGTGCTGTTTGAGTTGGCTAAGGTCAATGCACTTGCCTGTTGGCTAGTCTTAATAACACTGTCTGCCGCTTCACTCATTTTTGTCGCTAACGCCGACACTTGTTTGCTTTGCTCTTTTAATTGAGCTTGTAATTGAAGGTTTTCGCGCCGCACAGATAAAATTGAACCTGACGATGTAAACATCACAGTATATAACTGGTCTCTCTGTTCTACGATGTTTGAAAGAAGCTGATTCAAGTTGGCGTTATTCTCAGTCAAACCTTGTAGAATTTTAATTTTATCGTCAATAAGTGCCTTTGTTGGTGCTGCGATGTTTTTTTCTAAACTGATAAGACTCGAATCATCGACCGCACTTTGCATGGCATAGTTGATGGTTTCTAATTGAGTAACACCCAAGCTTAGCTGAGTGGCCGCCGTAATGATTTTATCGCTATCTCCCTGTAATACATCAAGTGCTTTTTGAGATGTTGATAGCCAACTGTCGGTAGGGGTTTCAGGGGTGACTTTTTTAAGCGCACGAACAACTCTTCGTACCAAGCGCTTTTCTGTCAAGGAGGTTTTACCTAAAAGGCCTCCTGTATTTTTGCGGATCTTGTCCATTAATTCAGTAGATTGCATGGACATCAATTGAATTTTTTCAGCATTACTGACTAAAGCTGCTTTCGTTGTATAAAGCTTTTGGCTGGCATCAGCGAACTCACGCACTATCTGATTGAGTTGATCGTGCCCTGAGTCAGATAAAGAAACGTCATAATCAGCGCCATTACCTAATTCTTGTCTAGTCTGAGCTGACGCTATTTTTAAGGTGTTAGCCAGAAGTGCAGAGGCATCCTGGCTAACATTGTTCACCTGTTCAGATTCTCTGGCGCTGTTGTTCGTCGCCTCACTTAAAGAATTGGCTACATCTCCGAGCCAAAATATCATTGTTGAAACAACCAGTACGGAGATGATGGCCCCTGTCGATAAGGTAATGAGCAATTTACGAACAGATAGTCTTAACATAGTGATTCCTTAAA
This genomic window from Vibrio tritonius contains:
- a CDS encoding methyl-accepting chemotaxis protein, with product MLRLSVRKLLITLSTGAIISVLVVSTMIFWLGDVANSLSEATNNSARESEQVNNVSQDASALLANTLKIASAQTRQELGNGADYDVSLSDSGHDQLNQIVREFADASQKLYTTKAALVSNAEKIQLMSMQSTELMDKIRKNTGGLLGKTSLTEKRLVRRVVRALKKVTPETPTDSWLSTSQKALDVLQGDSDKIITAATQLSLGVTQLETINYAMQSAVDDSSLISLEKNIAAPTKALIDDKIKILQGLTENNANLNQLLSNIVEQRDQLYTVMFTSSGSILSVRRENLQLQAQLKEQSKQVSALATKMSEAADSVIKTSQQASALTLANSNSTIDKLLNSSAIVAAVVLIVLIAASIGITRLITKPLDKISNALADIADGEGDLTRRIEVSGIQEAVELAKSFNRFVAQLQQTVKSLADVETELSNAVTNTTSLTQLSYKNIETQSSETTVVASTVEELSQSFAEASGLASQALSATQDASHNAKKGQNTVMNSTKAIGQLATSIESGVSSMEKLTETSRNVMTVLSVISDITEQTNLLALNAAIEAARAGEHGRGFAVVADEVRSLAGRTQSSATEIAQILEKFNQDAQSTLSVMSKGKEHVDISVKQSELVSEAFSNINASIKTIHDINEQISDSAIHQNSAAQSASASVERINTISGDTRESIGEIQSSSNLLDTLSKRLHTAVHRFRF